One segment of Parvularcula sp. IMCC14364 DNA contains the following:
- a CDS encoding complex I NDUFA9 subunit family protein — protein sequence MTGKLAVVFGGSGFVGRNVVRELASRGWRVRAAVRRPHLAQFLRPMGAVGQVQLFQANVRHAGSVAEALQGADAVINLVGILAEEGDQSFSAVQADGARAIASLAASEGVAQAVHVSAIGALADSESVYARTKAEGEAATRAHMPQATILRPSIVFGPRDDFFNRFADMARLSPALPLIGGGKTRFQPVYVDDVADSVCAAFENPSASGKTYELGGPGVYSFRELMEYMLKVIGRRRLLVPLPFPVAAAMGTIGQNLGKLPFVSAPLTADQVELLKSDNIVGISGEDTIGTIEDLGITPQTLESILPGYLVRFRKYGQFSPETV from the coding sequence GTGACAGGTAAACTGGCGGTTGTTTTTGGCGGATCCGGCTTTGTCGGCCGCAATGTCGTGCGTGAACTGGCAAGCCGCGGCTGGCGAGTGCGGGCTGCTGTCCGGCGTCCACATCTGGCGCAGTTTCTGCGGCCCATGGGGGCTGTCGGACAAGTTCAGCTGTTTCAGGCCAATGTGCGCCACGCCGGTTCCGTTGCCGAGGCCCTGCAGGGCGCGGATGCGGTAATCAACCTGGTTGGCATTCTGGCAGAAGAAGGGGATCAGAGCTTTTCGGCTGTTCAGGCAGATGGTGCACGTGCCATTGCCTCTCTCGCGGCGAGTGAAGGCGTTGCGCAGGCCGTGCATGTATCTGCCATTGGCGCCCTTGCGGACAGTGAGAGTGTCTATGCTCGTACCAAGGCGGAGGGGGAAGCCGCCACGCGGGCGCATATGCCACAGGCAACCATCCTGCGCCCTTCCATTGTATTCGGGCCGCGCGATGATTTCTTCAACCGTTTTGCAGATATGGCAAGGCTGTCTCCCGCCCTGCCCCTGATTGGTGGCGGCAAGACCCGCTTCCAGCCTGTCTATGTGGATGATGTGGCAGACAGCGTTTGTGCGGCGTTTGAAAACCCATCTGCGAGCGGCAAAACCTATGAACTGGGTGGGCCTGGTGTCTATAGCTTCAGGGAACTGATGGAATACATGCTGAAGGTGATTGGCCGGCGGCGCCTTTTGGTGCCTCTGCCGTTTCCGGTTGCCGCCGCCATGGGCACCATTGGCCAGAACCTCGGCAAACTGCCTTTCGTTTCAGCGCCGCTGACAGCAGATCAGGTCGAACTTCTGAAGTCAGACAATATTGTCGGCATTTCCGGTGAAGACACTATTGGCACAATTGAGGATCTCGGTATTACACCTCAAACACTCGAGTCCATTCTGCCGGGCTATCTGGTGCGCTTCCGCAAATACGGACAGTTTTCGCCAG